From the genome of Salvelinus fontinalis isolate EN_2023a chromosome 20, ASM2944872v1, whole genome shotgun sequence, one region includes:
- the LOC129817585 gene encoding uncharacterized protein LOC129817585 isoform X2, with translation MHSHGSLSNLKHHQAPLGTSPSSAVSGAVSAVGKPPSLSSFDSGFDGAGSGHMETGAVREGWEGLSRVPGTRDSFRPITRQPQIHEENISSVSDVEDCREEFDFGSVGSTSSANIQIIPKITVDSMHFEIKLKRSATLPHNPWLSLPVEDLENSYTVTITQNPSQSPQLRDVKSPNPSECSHHSDQLSNWSRDQPTQTEVQTNPQSRGAQPSDSILQAQDSFDDSELSAIRDPLSSTITDARDGPNYTAESSPTLLWDTYDFHDPKQDRCERITSSMTEVSLNDWDLKEQEGLRKVEEILDRAAGILEEEENVMVQEQMLAVLLKTESTSKPWESWGSEAQMSSSDLKAHGVLSLDDSLASADTDNQSECRSPEATSETVASEHSVGHSGRLTETGLTGLMCPQSSRGELLKELRRLHVLDELIMEESLKIHQLRRAEKQCLDEKPTQSVVSRSTSKERQEFLLELEREKREVDVMENSLDKEMTKECQLKRMSRTRKVVKCSVMERTSKLNLEDRALCDNLISDNRSQHHNVKHLPSLPQDSINLDPNESLSITATPCPDHAKTPLSQTCVQSVNGQSPHGDANISGCGDAMVEVDTPSYCDLTEHISPQDLTLPQITSDPNESIEEVGIQSHEGTEKDLRSGEAFQSCTLETTFFICEMCPEHGAFDPGANANNHPVPKPRKASVPVNDKGQELKIPTEPMYRTHCPDSISDPNPRLTPQVALNTHPKPKERHLKPTNSYPNPVLSQDVNKHRSDNNDNPFADQQASLCNNPLEFHEQSMLGGCSMGSTLTLVDSDCVQIEIHCSQKSEDVLLTHLGSNSEEPSRMSAEVTSGSCEPSGADEWREVEVSDGFQRCGTARRSPVNQPNHHIPTRDMTNFKTPIVLDTGSGLMKAGFADQDLPNTIFPNIIGLPKYEEIMNGYLERENYIGHEAQHMRGVLALKYPMKNGIIRNWDEMEKIWHHTFQQLRVEPDDHPVLLTEAAMNPLENRQRMVELMFERFNVPLTYVAMQAVLALYAAGRNTGVVFDSGDGVSHSVPVFEGYCLPHAVQRCTLAGHDVTMHLKKLLQEQGFCMRTSAEMEIVREMKEKCCRVSQDYESELACGGSASSAMYYTMPDGQVVHLGTERFRAPEILFKPELIGRDHYGMHESIFKSILNSDIDLRRSFLGNIVLSGGNTLLAGLPERLQSEIRTMVPTDLGECVRVTSPKDRDFSVWSGGAVLANLSSFASAWISQEEYEEYGPQIVFRKCF, from the exons ATGCACAGCCACGGCTCTCTCTCCAACCTCAAGCACCATCAGGCCCCTCTGGGTACGTCTCCCTCAAGTGCCGTCTCTGGGGCTGTGTCTGCTGTGGGGAAgcctccctccctcagctccTTTGACTCTGGCTTTGATGGAGCAGGAAGCGGCCACATGGAGACTGGAGCTGTGCGAGAGGGATGGGAGGGGCTGTCCAGGGTACCAGGCACCAGGGACTCCTTCAGGCCCATCACCAGGCAGCCCCAGATCCACGAGGAGAACATCTCCAGCGTGTCTGATGTTGAGGACTGCAGGGAGGAGTTTGACTTTGGATCTGTGGGCAGCACCTCAAGCGCCAACATTCAGATCATCCCAAAGATAACTGTGGACTCGATGCATTTTGAGATCAAGCTGAAGCGTTCGGCTACCCTGCCCCATAATCCATGGCTCAGTCTGCCTGTGGAAGACCTTGAGAACTCCTACACGGTCACCATCACTCAGAACCCATCACAGTCACCACAGCTGCGGGACGTCAAGAGCCCAAACCCTTCAGAGTGCTCCCACCACAGCGACCAATTATCCAACTGGTCCAGAGACCAGCCCACACAGACGGAGGTACAAACCAACCCTCAGAGCAGAGGAGCACAGCCCAGCGACAGTATCCTACAGGCACAGGACAGCTTTGATGACTCGGAACTGAGTGCCATTCGGGATCCCCTTTCCAGCACCATCACAGATGCAAGAGATGGGCCCAACTACACTGCAGAGAGCAGCCCCACTCTACTCTGGGATACGTATGACTTTCACGACCCCAAACAGGACCGCTGTGAAAG GATAACCAGCTCCATGACTGAAGTCTCGTTAAATGACTGGGACCTGAAGGAGCAGGAGGGTctcaggaaggtagaggagatcTTGGACCGTGCAGCTGGAATACTAGAG GAGGAAGAGAATGTGATGGTACAGGAGCAGATGTTGGCTGTCCTTCTGAAGACTGAGAGCACGAGCAAACCGTGGGAATCATGGGGCAGTGAGGCGCAG ATGTCCTCCAGTGACCTTAAGGCACATGGTGTCCTGAGCCTTGATGACAGTCTTGCCTCTGCAGACACTGACAACCAGAGTGAATGCAGGTCACCAGAGGCAACCAGTGAAACTGTGGCCTCAGAACACAGCGTGGGCCACAGTGGACGGCTGACGGAGACTGGGTTGACTGGTCTGATGTGCCCTCAAAGCAGCAGGGGAGAGTTGCTGAAGGAGCTGAGAAGACTGCACGTTCTGGATGAGCTCATCATGGAGGAGAGCCTCAAGATCCACCAGCTTCGACGGGCTGAGAAGCAGTGCCTTGATGAAAAGCCCACTCAATCAGTGGTTTCCCGAAGTACGAGCAAGGAGAGGCAGGAGTTTCTATTAGAactagagagggagaaaagggaagTGGATGTGATGGAAAATAGCCTAGACAAAGAGATGACCAAAGAATGTCAACTCAAGAGGATGAGCAGAACCAGGAAAGTAGTGAAATGCTCAGTAATGGAAAGGACTTCTAAACTTAACTTGGAGGACCGTGCACTCTGTGATAATCTTATATCAGACAATAGGAGCCAACACCACAACGTAAAGCACTTGCCATCCTTACCCCAAGACTCCATAAACCTGGATCCTAATGAATCCCTCAGTATTACTGCAACCCCATGTCCAGATCATGCCAAAACCCCTCTATCACAAACATGTGTTCAAAGTGTAAATGGTCAGTCCCCACATGGTGACGCTAATATATCCGGCTGTGGTGATGCCATGGTAGAAGTCGACACCCCCAGCTACTGTGATCTTACTGAGCACATTTCACCACAAGATTTAACTCTACCACAAATCACTTCTGATCCCAATGAATCTATTGAAGAGGTTGGAATCCAAAGCCATGAGGGTACAGAGAAAGATTTAAGATCTGGGGAAGCTTTTCAAAGTTGCACACTAGAGACTACCTTCTTTATATGTGAAATGTGCCCTGAACATGGAGCATTTGACCCAGGTGCTAATGCCAACAACCACCCTGTGCCTAAACCAAGAAAGGCATCTGTTCCTGTGAATGATAAAGGTCAAGAACTCAAAATCCCAACTGAACCCATGTATAGAACTCACTGCCCTGATAGTATTTCAGACCCTAACCCTAGGCTCACACCGCAAGTTGCGCTCAATACTCATCCGAAGCCTAAAGAGCGACACCTCAAACCTACAAACAGTTATCCTAATCCTGTTCTGAGTCAAGATGTGAATAAACACAGAAGTGACAACAATGACAACCCCTTCGCCGATCAACAGGCATCCTTATGTAATAACCCTTTGGAGTTCCATGAACAGTCAATGCTAGGTGGCTGCTCTATGGGATCAACATTAACGCTTGTTGACTCTGACTGTGTTCAGATAGAAATCCACTGCTCCCAGAAATCTGAGGATGTGTTATTAACACATTTGGGGTCTAATTCTGAAGAGCCATCTCGTATGTCTGCTGAAGTAACATCTGGATCATGTGAACCAAGCGGAGCTGATGAGTGGAGAGAAGTAGAGGTCTCTGATGGGTTTCAGAGGTGTGGTACTGCCAGGAGATCACCTGTCAATCAACCCAATCACCACATCCCCACCAGAGAC atgACCAATTTCAAGACCCCTATTGTGCTGGACACAGGGTCTGGTTTGATGAAAGCGGGGTTTGCTGATCAGGACCTCCCGAATACTATATTCCCAAATATCATTGGGCTGCCAAAATACGAG GAAATAATGAATGGCTACTTGGAACGGGAGAACTATATTGGACATGAGGCTCAACATATGAGAGGAGTCCTGGCACTGAAGTATCCCATGAAGAATGGAATTATACGCAACTGGGATGAAATGGAAAAG ATTTGGCACCACACATTCCAGCAGTTGCGTGTGGAACCAGACGATCACCCTGTCCTACTGACCGAGGCAGCCATGAACCCGCTGGAGAACCGTCAGCGCATGGTGGAACTCATGTTTGAGCGCTTCAATGTTCCACTCACCTACGTGGCCATGCAGGCGGTGCTGGCACTTTACGCAGCAGGGAGAAACACAG GTGTAGTGTTTGACTCTGGGGATGGAGTGAGCCATAGTGTGCCAGTGTTTGAGGGATACTGTCTACCACACGCAGTGCAGCGCTGCACCTTGGCTGGCCATGATGTTACGATGCACCTTAAAAAG CTTCTGCAGGAGCAGGGGTTCTGCATGCGCACTTCTGCCGAGATGGAGATTGTGAGGGAGATGAAGGAGAAATGCTGCCGGGTGTCCCAGGACTATGAATCTGAGCTAGCCTGTGGAGGGTCGGCCAGCAGTGCGATGTATTACACCATGCCTGATGGACAAGTCGTCCACCTCGGCACAGAGCGGTTCAG GGCTCCTGAGATTCTGTTTAAGCCAGAGCTGATTGGACGAGACCATTACGGGATGCATGAGAGTATTTTCAAGTCTATCCTTAATTCAGACATTGACCTCCGGCGGAGTTTTTTGGGGAACATTGTCCTATCAG GTGGAAATACCCTGTTGGCTGGCCTGCCTGAGCGGCTTCAGAGTGAAATTAGAACCATGGTGCCTACAGATTTGGGGGAGTGTGTTCGGGTGACAAGCCCTAAGGACAGAGATTTCTCTGTATGGAGTGGAGGTGCAGTGCTGGCCAACTTGTCTTCCTTTGCCTCGGCCTGGATCAGCCAAGAGGAATATGAGGAATATGGCCCCCAGATTGTTTTCAGGAAGTGCTTCTGA
- the LOC129817939 gene encoding small integral membrane protein 8-like has product MASGSGKEAPKEGDFRMPGLRGAKTTTLFRAVNPELTNKPVMAFGLVTITLCVGYLGYHHATKENDQKLYEVIDSEGEENV; this is encoded by the exons ATGGCATCTGGAAGCGGTAAGGAGGCTCCGAAAGAAGGGGACTTCAGGATGCCTGGCCTTAGAGGAGCGAAGACCACCACGCTTTTCCGAGCTGTCAACCCTGAGCTCACG AACAAGCCCGTGATGGCATTTGGACTTGTGACAATCACCTTGTGTGTGGGCTACCTGGGATACCATCATGCCACCAAAGAGAACGACCAGAAGCTGTATGAAGTTATTGACAGTGAAGGGGAGGAAAACGTCTAA
- the LOC129817585 gene encoding uncharacterized protein LOC129817585 isoform X1: MSRRHATEFQGASPSLPLPPDHVLNSGAVVFPGAFDRHGCPLVMFPVDSHGSLSDLSKSEVVDFIHYFLCLYNKKQEKESLVSVVADLRQATLNTTRFIAETLLLLELHRRTVHTVYIIQPKKKDVLKLLLKLLVPSKSCVAPFKRVLLKGVFDLSNYIDRSQLTASLGGYLVYCHRSWVTFIKEIDGFVQEFLSVVQRLPSSISTLQTLSRQPVPSAFTELKAFCYTNESKFQMLRRELGLDELLRHCECVVEKMRYPEKNSCYHAMAGTALFTNTAFDMLQNYSRITVAVEKIELLWQQAFSKAHLQLQVFQLCNEAQQITEQIKSLQNEKLQPYRIEISKDARRAEMLTSEFEASIYTPAMALVRCSEDVIHTLAEILPPGDVQTREEWVQDLDRLKENFHAAVELPHQTLRAVSDFYHYYKKANSWYNIVLCENFLQDLLWGVNYDRLPRRRHLLEMHCPFPVWRQAVCDFLRNNPSPDMEDLVQLAHLANVIPDAQLQQTGKQLSQRCMNLCKLLTCPGVVPINDLQSALQWQYEFLRASHREGPVPHTNLASGTLPIASLNIPDVTFSHSRTSCSRSDCHTKDNMHSHGSLSNLKHHQAPLGTSPSSAVSGAVSAVGKPPSLSSFDSGFDGAGSGHMETGAVREGWEGLSRVPGTRDSFRPITRQPQIHEENISSVSDVEDCREEFDFGSVGSTSSANIQIIPKITVDSMHFEIKLKRSATLPHNPWLSLPVEDLENSYTVTITQNPSQSPQLRDVKSPNPSECSHHSDQLSNWSRDQPTQTEVQTNPQSRGAQPSDSILQAQDSFDDSELSAIRDPLSSTITDARDGPNYTAESSPTLLWDTYDFHDPKQDRCERITSSMTEVSLNDWDLKEQEGLRKVEEILDRAAGILEEEENVMVQEQMLAVLLKTESTSKPWESWGSEAQMSSSDLKAHGVLSLDDSLASADTDNQSECRSPEATSETVASEHSVGHSGRLTETGLTGLMCPQSSRGELLKELRRLHVLDELIMEESLKIHQLRRAEKQCLDEKPTQSVVSRSTSKERQEFLLELEREKREVDVMENSLDKEMTKECQLKRMSRTRKVVKCSVMERTSKLNLEDRALCDNLISDNRSQHHNVKHLPSLPQDSINLDPNESLSITATPCPDHAKTPLSQTCVQSVNGQSPHGDANISGCGDAMVEVDTPSYCDLTEHISPQDLTLPQITSDPNESIEEVGIQSHEGTEKDLRSGEAFQSCTLETTFFICEMCPEHGAFDPGANANNHPVPKPRKASVPVNDKGQELKIPTEPMYRTHCPDSISDPNPRLTPQVALNTHPKPKERHLKPTNSYPNPVLSQDVNKHRSDNNDNPFADQQASLCNNPLEFHEQSMLGGCSMGSTLTLVDSDCVQIEIHCSQKSEDVLLTHLGSNSEEPSRMSAEVTSGSCEPSGADEWREVEVSDGFQRCGTARRSPVNQPNHHIPTRDMTNFKTPIVLDTGSGLMKAGFADQDLPNTIFPNIIGLPKYEEIMNGYLERENYIGHEAQHMRGVLALKYPMKNGIIRNWDEMEKIWHHTFQQLRVEPDDHPVLLTEAAMNPLENRQRMVELMFERFNVPLTYVAMQAVLALYAAGRNTGVVFDSGDGVSHSVPVFEGYCLPHAVQRCTLAGHDVTMHLKKLLQEQGFCMRTSAEMEIVREMKEKCCRVSQDYESELACGGSASSAMYYTMPDGQVVHLGTERFRAPEILFKPELIGRDHYGMHESIFKSILNSDIDLRRSFLGNIVLSGGNTLLAGLPERLQSEIRTMVPTDLGECVRVTSPKDRDFSVWSGGAVLANLSSFASAWISQEEYEEYGPQIVFRKCF, encoded by the exons ATGAGCCGCCGCCACGCAACAG AATTCCAAGGGGCCTCCCCCTCCCTACCGCTGCCTCCAGATCATGTGTTAAACTCGGGAGCAGTAGTTTTCCCTG GTGCCTTTGATCGGCATGGCTGTCCTCTGGTCATGTTCCCTGTGGATTCTCATGGCAGTCTTTCAGATCTAAGCAAATCTGAAGTGGTTGACTTCATACACTACTTTCTCTGTTTGTACAA TAAGAAACAGGAGAAGGAGAGCTTGGTTTCAGTTGTGGCTGATTTGAGACAAGCCACTCTTAATACAACAAGGTTCATTGCTGAAACTCTTCTTCTCCTTGAG CTTCATAGGAGGACAGTGCACACTGTATACATAATTCAACCGAAAAAGAAAGATGTTCTGAAACTATTGTTGAAACTGCTGGTACCATCAAAGTCTTGTGTTGCTCCCTTTAAG AGAGTTCTGCTGAAAGGGGTCTTTGACCTTTCCAactacattgatagaagccaGTTGACTGCATCTTTAGGAGGCTACCTGGTTTACTGTCATCGGAGTTGGGTTACCTTTATCAAG GAGATAGATGGCTTTGTCCAGGAGTTTCTCTCGGTGGTTCAGAGGCTCCCGtcctccatctccactctgcAGACCCTCTCCAGACAGCCTGTCCCCTCTGCCTTCACTGAGCTGAAGGCCTTCTGTTACACCAACGAGTCCAAGTTCCAAATGCTTCGGCG GGAGCTGGGGTTGGATGAGCTGCTGAGGcactgtgagtgtgtggtggagaAGATGCGCTACCCTGAGAAGAACTCGTGCTATCACGCCATGGCCGGGACAGCCCTCTTCACCAACACAGCCTTCGACATGCTGCAGAACTACagcag GATAACTGTGGCTGTGGAAAAAATTGAGTTGCTGTGGCAACAGGCCTTTTCCAAGGCCCACCTCCAGCTACAGGTCTTCCAGCTGTGTAATGAGGCACAGCAG ATAACAGAACAGATTAAAAGCCTTCAGAACGAGAAGCTCCAGCCTTACAGAATAGAGATCTCTAAAGATGCCAGAAGGGCTGAGATGTTAACGTCAGAATTTGAGGCATCGATCTATACCCCTGCCATG GCCCTGGTTCGCTGTTCTGAAGATGTGATCCACACATTAGCTGAGATTCTGCCTCCTGGTGATGTCCAGACCAGGGAAGAGTGGGTGCAGGATCTGGACAGACTGAAGGAGAACTTCCACGCTGCTGTAGAGCTCCCTCATCAGACCCTCCGAGCAGTCTCTGacttctaccactactacaaAAAA GCCAATAGTTGGTACAACATAGTCCTGTGTGAGAACTTTCTCCAAGACCTTCTGTGGGGTGTGAACTATGACCGCCTCCCCAGGCGGCGCCACCTGCTGGAGATGCATTGCCCTTTCCCTGTGTGGAGGCAGGCAGTCTGTGACTTCCTGAGAAACAACCCCTCCCCGGACATGGAGGACCTGGTCCAGCTTGCTCACCTGGCCAACGTCATCCCTGACGCCCAGCTACAGCAGACTGGCAAACAGCTGTCACAAAG ATGCATGAAtctgtgtaaacttctgacctgtCCAGGTGTAGTACCTATCAACGACCTCCAGTCGGCGCTGCAGTGGCAGTATGAGTTTCTGAGAGCCAGCCACAGGGAAGGACCTGTGCCACATACTAACCTGGCCTCAGGTACTCTGCCTATAGCCAGTCTCAACATTCCAGATGTGACGTTTAGTCACAGTAGAACCTCTTGTTCCAGATCCGACTGCCACACTAAGGACAACATGCACAGCCACGGCTCTCTCTCCAACCTCAAGCACCATCAGGCCCCTCTGGGTACGTCTCCCTCAAGTGCCGTCTCTGGGGCTGTGTCTGCTGTGGGGAAgcctccctccctcagctccTTTGACTCTGGCTTTGATGGAGCAGGAAGCGGCCACATGGAGACTGGAGCTGTGCGAGAGGGATGGGAGGGGCTGTCCAGGGTACCAGGCACCAGGGACTCCTTCAGGCCCATCACCAGGCAGCCCCAGATCCACGAGGAGAACATCTCCAGCGTGTCTGATGTTGAGGACTGCAGGGAGGAGTTTGACTTTGGATCTGTGGGCAGCACCTCAAGCGCCAACATTCAGATCATCCCAAAGATAACTGTGGACTCGATGCATTTTGAGATCAAGCTGAAGCGTTCGGCTACCCTGCCCCATAATCCATGGCTCAGTCTGCCTGTGGAAGACCTTGAGAACTCCTACACGGTCACCATCACTCAGAACCCATCACAGTCACCACAGCTGCGGGACGTCAAGAGCCCAAACCCTTCAGAGTGCTCCCACCACAGCGACCAATTATCCAACTGGTCCAGAGACCAGCCCACACAGACGGAGGTACAAACCAACCCTCAGAGCAGAGGAGCACAGCCCAGCGACAGTATCCTACAGGCACAGGACAGCTTTGATGACTCGGAACTGAGTGCCATTCGGGATCCCCTTTCCAGCACCATCACAGATGCAAGAGATGGGCCCAACTACACTGCAGAGAGCAGCCCCACTCTACTCTGGGATACGTATGACTTTCACGACCCCAAACAGGACCGCTGTGAAAG GATAACCAGCTCCATGACTGAAGTCTCGTTAAATGACTGGGACCTGAAGGAGCAGGAGGGTctcaggaaggtagaggagatcTTGGACCGTGCAGCTGGAATACTAGAG GAGGAAGAGAATGTGATGGTACAGGAGCAGATGTTGGCTGTCCTTCTGAAGACTGAGAGCACGAGCAAACCGTGGGAATCATGGGGCAGTGAGGCGCAG ATGTCCTCCAGTGACCTTAAGGCACATGGTGTCCTGAGCCTTGATGACAGTCTTGCCTCTGCAGACACTGACAACCAGAGTGAATGCAGGTCACCAGAGGCAACCAGTGAAACTGTGGCCTCAGAACACAGCGTGGGCCACAGTGGACGGCTGACGGAGACTGGGTTGACTGGTCTGATGTGCCCTCAAAGCAGCAGGGGAGAGTTGCTGAAGGAGCTGAGAAGACTGCACGTTCTGGATGAGCTCATCATGGAGGAGAGCCTCAAGATCCACCAGCTTCGACGGGCTGAGAAGCAGTGCCTTGATGAAAAGCCCACTCAATCAGTGGTTTCCCGAAGTACGAGCAAGGAGAGGCAGGAGTTTCTATTAGAactagagagggagaaaagggaagTGGATGTGATGGAAAATAGCCTAGACAAAGAGATGACCAAAGAATGTCAACTCAAGAGGATGAGCAGAACCAGGAAAGTAGTGAAATGCTCAGTAATGGAAAGGACTTCTAAACTTAACTTGGAGGACCGTGCACTCTGTGATAATCTTATATCAGACAATAGGAGCCAACACCACAACGTAAAGCACTTGCCATCCTTACCCCAAGACTCCATAAACCTGGATCCTAATGAATCCCTCAGTATTACTGCAACCCCATGTCCAGATCATGCCAAAACCCCTCTATCACAAACATGTGTTCAAAGTGTAAATGGTCAGTCCCCACATGGTGACGCTAATATATCCGGCTGTGGTGATGCCATGGTAGAAGTCGACACCCCCAGCTACTGTGATCTTACTGAGCACATTTCACCACAAGATTTAACTCTACCACAAATCACTTCTGATCCCAATGAATCTATTGAAGAGGTTGGAATCCAAAGCCATGAGGGTACAGAGAAAGATTTAAGATCTGGGGAAGCTTTTCAAAGTTGCACACTAGAGACTACCTTCTTTATATGTGAAATGTGCCCTGAACATGGAGCATTTGACCCAGGTGCTAATGCCAACAACCACCCTGTGCCTAAACCAAGAAAGGCATCTGTTCCTGTGAATGATAAAGGTCAAGAACTCAAAATCCCAACTGAACCCATGTATAGAACTCACTGCCCTGATAGTATTTCAGACCCTAACCCTAGGCTCACACCGCAAGTTGCGCTCAATACTCATCCGAAGCCTAAAGAGCGACACCTCAAACCTACAAACAGTTATCCTAATCCTGTTCTGAGTCAAGATGTGAATAAACACAGAAGTGACAACAATGACAACCCCTTCGCCGATCAACAGGCATCCTTATGTAATAACCCTTTGGAGTTCCATGAACAGTCAATGCTAGGTGGCTGCTCTATGGGATCAACATTAACGCTTGTTGACTCTGACTGTGTTCAGATAGAAATCCACTGCTCCCAGAAATCTGAGGATGTGTTATTAACACATTTGGGGTCTAATTCTGAAGAGCCATCTCGTATGTCTGCTGAAGTAACATCTGGATCATGTGAACCAAGCGGAGCTGATGAGTGGAGAGAAGTAGAGGTCTCTGATGGGTTTCAGAGGTGTGGTACTGCCAGGAGATCACCTGTCAATCAACCCAATCACCACATCCCCACCAGAGAC atgACCAATTTCAAGACCCCTATTGTGCTGGACACAGGGTCTGGTTTGATGAAAGCGGGGTTTGCTGATCAGGACCTCCCGAATACTATATTCCCAAATATCATTGGGCTGCCAAAATACGAG GAAATAATGAATGGCTACTTGGAACGGGAGAACTATATTGGACATGAGGCTCAACATATGAGAGGAGTCCTGGCACTGAAGTATCCCATGAAGAATGGAATTATACGCAACTGGGATGAAATGGAAAAG ATTTGGCACCACACATTCCAGCAGTTGCGTGTGGAACCAGACGATCACCCTGTCCTACTGACCGAGGCAGCCATGAACCCGCTGGAGAACCGTCAGCGCATGGTGGAACTCATGTTTGAGCGCTTCAATGTTCCACTCACCTACGTGGCCATGCAGGCGGTGCTGGCACTTTACGCAGCAGGGAGAAACACAG GTGTAGTGTTTGACTCTGGGGATGGAGTGAGCCATAGTGTGCCAGTGTTTGAGGGATACTGTCTACCACACGCAGTGCAGCGCTGCACCTTGGCTGGCCATGATGTTACGATGCACCTTAAAAAG CTTCTGCAGGAGCAGGGGTTCTGCATGCGCACTTCTGCCGAGATGGAGATTGTGAGGGAGATGAAGGAGAAATGCTGCCGGGTGTCCCAGGACTATGAATCTGAGCTAGCCTGTGGAGGGTCGGCCAGCAGTGCGATGTATTACACCATGCCTGATGGACAAGTCGTCCACCTCGGCACAGAGCGGTTCAG GGCTCCTGAGATTCTGTTTAAGCCAGAGCTGATTGGACGAGACCATTACGGGATGCATGAGAGTATTTTCAAGTCTATCCTTAATTCAGACATTGACCTCCGGCGGAGTTTTTTGGGGAACATTGTCCTATCAG GTGGAAATACCCTGTTGGCTGGCCTGCCTGAGCGGCTTCAGAGTGAAATTAGAACCATGGTGCCTACAGATTTGGGGGAGTGTGTTCGGGTGACAAGCCCTAAGGACAGAGATTTCTCTGTATGGAGTGGAGGTGCAGTGCTGGCCAACTTGTCTTCCTTTGCCTCGGCCTGGATCAGCCAAGAGGAATATGAGGAATATGGCCCCCAGATTGTTTTCAGGAAGTGCTTCTGA
- the LOC129817587 gene encoding gap junction beta-7 protein-like, which produces MSNWGFLENVLSGVNKYSTVIGRIWLSIVFIFRILVYVAAAEQVWKDEHNDFVCNTQQPGCENVCFDHFFPISQIRLWALQLIMVSTPSLLVALHVAYRENRESRHGKKLYEDKGRIDGGLLCTYILSLVFKTTFEVGSLLAFYFLYSGFDVPRLLRCSLDPCPNTVDCYISKATEKMVFLYIMGCTSILCIVLNVSEMVYILSKQCWKCFSKRYIPIEERAHWHCNHTVPISNSTSTLHPTPNKDTMSSQDPASKGNQPFPS; this is translated from the coding sequence ATGTCAAACTGGGGGTTTCTGGAGAACGTCCTGAGTGGGGTGAACAAGTACTCCACAGTCATCGGCCGCATCTGGCTCTCCATCGTCTTCATCTTCCGCATCCTGGTGTATGTGGCGGCTGCTGAGCAGGTCTGGAAGGATGAGCACAATGACTTTGTCTGCAACACCCAGCAGCCTGGCTGTGAGAACGTGTGCTTCGACCACTTCTTCCCCATCTCCCAGATCCGTCTGTGGGCCCTCCAGCTCATCATGGTGTCCACTCCATCCCTGTTGGTGGCTCTACACGTGGCCTACCGCGAGAACAGGGAGAGCAGGCATGGCAAGAAGCTGTATGAGGACAAAGGTAGGATTGATGGAGGTCTGCTCTGTACCTATATCCTCAGCCTCGTCTTCAAGACTACCTTCGAGGTGGGCTCCCTCCTGGCCTTCTACTTTCTCTACAGTGGCTTTGACGTTCCCAGACTGCTTCGCTGCAGCCTGGACCCTTGCCCTAACACCGTAGACTGCTACATCTCCAAAGCCACTGAGAAGATGGTCTTCCTCTACATCATGGGCTGCACGTCCATATTGTGTATTGTACTGAATGTCTCTGAGATGGTATACATCCTATCTAAACAGTGCTGGAAGTGTTTTAGCAAGCGGTATATCCCCATTGAAGAGAGAGCTCACTGGCATTGTAATCACACTGTCCCAATCAGCAACAGTACCTCAACCCTTCACCCCACACCTAACAAAGATACAATGAGCTCACAAGATCCAGCTTCAAAGGGAAACCAACCCTTTCCCTCTTAA